The Chaetodon auriga isolate fChaAug3 chromosome 4, fChaAug3.hap1, whole genome shotgun sequence region CCAACCAAATGTGAGTTTGCACTTGTATGAATGTCAGCGTTTGCATGATTGTCAGTTATGCTTTGTATAAGTAACCATTATTAGTAGCCTTCAGAGTGTTCTTCTGAACAAGCACAGCCACGTTTACATGTTTCTCACTGAATGAGTGTATGCTTAAGACCTAACAAATGTGTTGAAGGCATTTCTATTctgataaaacatttgcaaagcagatTTCGGTTTCATACACAGTATATTTTGAAATGGGCTTTCTTTACGCCCTTGTCATCTAGCACAGCCAGCAGTCTTCTTCTTGCTGGCACTCTGTTATGTTTCTAAGCATGCTATGGCCTCCAACTGTTGTCCAGTGGAAGTGTGTGCTCGACAGATCTTCCTCTGTGGGTGCTAGGAGGCATTGGATACCAATAAAATGGGGACCCACTCATGAAAATGTTGCTCCATAGTGCCACTAGTGATTAAAAACTCCTATAATTGAAAAGGCCCTTGGACTCTGGAATGCCTGTCTCAATGAGTCATCTTCTTGAAGTCAATGTAAAGTTACAtatcatttttgcttttatatgATTGGATGGCATGATGTGaaatagttgattttttttcacctggtgtgtgttttttttttctgctaaacATTGCGGGATCCCTCTTTCAATCTCCTGGCACTGTCTCTTTTATTCACATACGGTGGCTGAGAGagctcaacacactgcagcttaagaaaacacatgcaaatacacacaacacaagcaAGCAGACGAAAGCACAGCAACTACTCACAACATAACTAAATACAGAAGCGGGGTGCAAGTAGCACAGATGACAGCGCATCTGTTCCCAGgggacattaaaaaaatgagGAACCCAGCTGGAACATACAGTACTTTATGGTTTTTTGACTTTTAGGAAGTTATCGAAGTCAGCTTCTTGTCAGTGGTGTtggaaaatgaggaaaaacatttgtCATGGTTCATTTTAACATCATGGTCACATGATTCACACATTGTTACAGATATTTGTTATTGTTACAGATATTTGTTGTTTACCTAGCCTTAGCGTTTTGCATATTGTTAGCCTGCCAATTCAAGTAATCTGAAATACACATGATTCTCAAACATTGTTCTGTTATGTTCAGTAAATTCAGAACTCATCAACCATGGCGACAACAAGCTGTTCCAGCTGAGTTCATTACCTTTTGTTTCCCATGGAAACACATCCATTGTCGTCTGTGCTACttgcagcatgtttctgtaTTACCTTGTGTTGTCTGTAGTTGCAGCACATGTGTTGTCAGAttgatgaagatgttttcttcatttgtttgtgttttgtctatttgcatgtgttttcttaaattGCAGTGCATTGAGCTCTTTCAGCCACCGTATTGCCCACATCCTTGTATTCtcttaaagctgtttttttttccagttgggGGTCAGTGTAACAAGTTTAAAACCACAACATCGGACAAATTATCACCTCAGAAGCTGTTTTGTAGATGTGTTAGTagttacacatccagcagtcatGTGAAAtctaatattcactctcctcttcgctctgttttggtctgaaAATGTCTGGGTAATATGCTTGCTGTGTTCACCAGTTAGTCCTTAACTTTGTCAATCTGTTGTTTTGTGCTGGGCACTGAaaacaaggttgatgagagcacGATTTGTGGGCCATAAAACCAACAcagtgagctaaaagaggcttaAAAGCTCTGCAAAGCTGAGGAAAACTGCAAAATGGTGCTAATTCGCTGTTAGTTCATCACTCCAAGTGACCCATTTCACGTTACACGTAATCTTTTGatcctttgtttgtttaaaaactCGTTAATTTCAATTCAAAGGTCCTTCGtaaattcattattttgtatGAATTTATTACCACAAACCGGTGTGTAATATGACATGTACGTCATCTCTAGCAGGAGGAAAGCCCAGTGATGGGGCTCAGGGAGGCTTCAGCCTAGTCGCTGagctggagaagctgaggcaggcCCAGCAGGATCGCTGCCGCCTGGAGATTGGAGAGCTGCTCCGAGTCAGAGGACCGGTGAAGACGTcgagacaacagagagaaatCATGGCCTCCACCTACTGTGAGTACAGAGGGCTGTCCTCTGCAGGCCACAGTAGCAGTTTGATATCAAAATTCACCATTCACTTTGATTAATTTACCAACCAGCTACATAAAAAACAAAgctatatatatacagtatatataattCAGACAACAAAGTCAGCAAGAATACCATTAGCTCATGCAAtccctcacccacacacacacacttagcatGCCTAGCAAGGACATTCTTTATCCTAGCACTGCAGTCTTGCTTTATGATGGCCTGCACatgtctctcttcctcacacaacagcacacagcacattttttaCTTGAGAGTGGACGCCATCTCTATCCTCCACCCATTCATCATGTGTGtatctggctctgtgtgtgttcccagaTAAAGTCAATGACCCCATGATGGCGGTGCAGATAGCGTGGATGACCGAGGTTCCTCAGCTCTACAGACAGTGCTATGACAAACCACTCAAGCTGCAATCTATTGCAACGGGGTACAAACATCCATCTCTTAACATACCATCATAGTACATTACATTACACTGTAGCCGCTGTAGCTTACATCCAGTTGACCCTTCACTAAGCCTGCACTccttagttactgttgctacgCCTGTCCAGCTTTCCATTCTCTCCGTTCTCTCTCCTCACTTACCGTATATGgagtaaacaaaaacattctgaTTTCTAGCCTACGGTCATCGATTTTGTTGGTTCAAATGATGACTCTTGGTAGTGGGGTTTGTAAGTGTAGCTAGCTAATGTACTACTGATGCTTATGGTTAAACTCTGTGAGCCAGCTGAGTTCATCTCCAGCTGACATTCCCATGTGACTCGCTTTAAAACAAGAACCCTGCAATAGGGTCTGAAGTGTGGAGTTGTTGGTTGCGTACATGATGCAATGTTAAAAGACAGGATGAAGCTACAGGcagcatcctcaccagctgTTGATCCACGCGATGTACACAAGAGAGCAGCATCGTTAGTGAAATTCAGCGTGGAGCTAGTCCAGCCCATAGCAtggcattaaaaataaaaaacaataacatgGAGGCTAATTAATATGTTTTTCATTCTAACTTAACcctttaattgtttggatgctAACTGTGGAAGAAATACATACTTGGATGACTTTTACAAGAGAGAAGGAATTGAAGATATGAGGCATAAGCCATGAGTTTGGTGATGGGATGGTATCTCATTTTACTCACATTTTACTCAAAATGCATTATGATAGAAGTCTTAGCACAGTTttcagaaaacagcatcaattcaAATGCTCTAGTGTACATGTAACAGTTTGAACTGGCATGTTGGAAACATACTGGCTGTGTCATCACTGCTTAACACCGGCTGCACTGTGCAGACTGGAGTAATACAGCATGTGCACATCCAAGGAGAAAATCAACACTGTGAAATGGGACAGCTGCGTATGCTAAAATGCGTCAACTCGAAGACGTAATTGCCTCCGGTTGGAGAAACAGCCGACCAATTAAAGCTTCGAAGGCAAAATTAAGAATGGTGGCATCGTCCTTCTTCATAACTTGCTTGTTACCGAGCTAAAACCATGAAAAATaggaacagaaaacaggaaaatggcTGCAAAAGTAGCAACAAGCAGATACAATTGACGCAACAGCACAGTTTGTTGTACGTCTACTTATAGAAATACCAACttaaatcaacatttttcttCAATCTGGGGAAAATGAGTAAGTTGACTGCTCCTCCTTTAAATTTTCACAGTGGGGTTTGTACTCCGGGATTTAGTCCAATGTGTACAGTAGATAGTAGCTATCAGAAAAAAGTAAATACACCAAAAATATATTGCAGTaaaggaaacaaacaatgaaagcaGGGTAATTTTAATTTGCGTAGACAGGAAGAGGACAACGACTAAACAATCTAATGCCTCTGAAGGGTTAGggtttttatttctgaaatgaGAAAGTAACAAGCTGTCACAGTGCAGCATGACTCAGTGATTATCAGTTGTTATTTACAGATAGACAGTGTTTAAGCTTTGGTATAAATGATTTGAAGGGCAgattctttgtctgtttttcagtgacTCAGCCATCAGCCTCCTCAGCAAGGCAAAAAATATCATCAGAGATTTCTTTAAGCAGAAGTCAGTGACCAGATTCAGACCCTATGATGTTCAGGATCTCCTGCAGCCGCTGACCTCCAGCCAGCctcaaacagcatcagcagaCCAGGTACCCAGAATAATAACACGggaaacatcttttttttttttgaagatgtgTGGCGGTGGGATGAAACGAAATTCAAacgtcagatttttttttgaagtGCCCTTCTTATGTGAGAGTGACTAAGGGAATAAAGAACTGCCGCCAAGGTTTGATTTCTAGCATTGGAGCTAATCTGTATTCCTCAGAGTTGTTCAAGTTATTGGTCATAATAATATAATGTATTAAACTCTTAAAGCTGCTGACAATGCAACTTGCGCTTCTTGGGCAGCTGTCCACTGATCGCAGGGTTGGCAGTTCAATCCTCAGCTCCTCcctactgtctgtgtgtgtgtgtgtgtgtgtgtgtgtgtgtgtgtgtgagagagagagaaagagagagaatgagaggcaAATTATAAAGTGCTTTGGATAAACGAGCTATATGAAAGCAGCCATTTGGCACATTTTGTTCTTCCTTATTCCcacaaaacaagacagtatgtcatcacactgagcacagtttcataacagaaaacagctaaatatctaaaactcaaacaaaaggtaacaaaatcagTTGTCATTTCAGCGCTGTCGTATTATTGCGCTTCTCTGTTGCTGTTAAGGAGCCCGTGGCGGGTCCGTCTGCCTGCCAGCAGCTACGGCAGCTTCTGAAGGAGACCCTGCAAATATTACTGGAAGAGGGTACAGTGTACCGCAAGGTCATATCCCAGGATGAAGTCTATCATGTAAGAAACAAAAGAGATAGCTTCAAAGAATTCCTCCTTCTTCAGTATGTGATTATTGTCACAGTTCGTTCTGGACAGGTGCCAGTTTGATGTCTTTGTCCCTCACCAGGTCACCGAGCATGACAAGGATCTACTCATAGCTGTCAAAGACATCATCAGGGAAGactcaaagagagagaagtgtaAGTagacttcttttcttctcttaaGTAGTAATCAGGCTTGTCTTAGTTTGACTCCTCCAGTGCTCATTTTGTCATTACAGCGAAATCCCTGTTCATTATGCCCTGGCGACTGAAGACGAGACGACaatgttgtttgtgttcaggcGGACAAcctggttttcatttttaaccaatcaCTTCTGCAAGTGCAAGTTAAATTCTCTCACTGCCCCATCtcattggattttttttccccctgcttgGTGCATGCCAGGCACATGTCGGGTGCCCGCTGATAGGTAACAACAAGGCAAGCTAACGTTCACATGTTGTCTTAGCTAGCTAGTTTAAAGCCGAAAGAAACTactttagctgctgctggccactCAAAGAAGAGTGCCTCATCCTCACCAGGATGTCAGGtgggaaagaagaggagagacgaCCTGTGGAAATATTTCTCTTATATtccatccaaaaaaaaagaccatgTGTATCGTTTCCAATGAGGATGGAGCGGTTTGCGGAGTCAGTGCCACTCTTTGAGCCAACTAAGCACTTTTGCCAATTGGTTTTAGGTTGCTGTGAATGTCGTTTTGATGTTAATCTATGCGTTTTGCTCAACCTCCTACCTGTTTTAAAGACAACAAGCTCAGGAGGgaactggttttgttttgttatcactgtgtgttttttaataatctgtatTTCGGAGGAGTCTTGTTAAAAAAATTATGACTAAAACATTTgactaaaattaaacaaaaactgGATTCCACTCACTAAATCATGGAcgaaaacaacataaaagataaaaagaagactaaaactaaatttaatattattttcagtaaacgactaagactaaaactaaatttaaaattcCTGTCAAAATGAACACTGGACTCCTCTAAACTTCATCAGTCCCTCTTTTTAAAGCCTCCACATGCCACACGCCTTTGTGTCGACCTGTGAGTCAtggctgtttcctcctgtgccTACAGATGCGGAGAAGGGTTGCCACATCCTGCACATCCTGTCTGCAGTCAGGCAGCGCTACAGCATCAACGTCAGCAAGGCGGCACTGGAGCTGGTCCTCAAATCACTGGAGTGCAACAGTGACATTGTCAGCACCAGCGATAGCCATTACATCGTGTTTTAACTTGAGCACAGTGGGCTCAGGAAGCCAGTAGTACTGCATGGACCATGTGTAGTATGGACTATTGCTCCAAAATGTGAGCGTCCGATGTGTCAAAGTAAATCATGCCATTTGTACTCCTCTGATCAACATGACTCTTGTCAAACGTGGCACTTGCCAACATTAGCTGAACTTCGTATTTGAATTATTGCTAACTTTAATCTAAATTTATTTGAAAGACATGCCAAAGAAAATCAGGGAAGCTTTCAGGACCACTGTTCTGCTGTGTTAAATATTTAAGATACCAGAAATTtgtaaataaatctaaaataaataaGAGACGAGGCAACACAGATAAAGCTCATGCATTATTGGATTAACCTGCCAGGGGCCCTGTGGCAAAAATGAGCCCCTGGGTCCCCATTAAGCCCCATTCTCTGACTTTATGTCCAATGTGTAAAGCTTTTCTTTAATAAATGTGtatattatgtttttttcttaagacagaaagaaaggcctctaagcagcagcagacacaacaTATCCCCTTTGTCCCCTAAACAATGTCTGTTTCATCCTTATCGAACTGATGCCTGCACCTGCCTGGCCAGACAAAAGAAAGTATGCTGGTAATCATAATGTGTGTCACCATCATTAGATAAGCAGTTACAAGCATAAATCACACTGCCAATGCACAACATGCACAAGATGTGCTTATAATGACCCAAATACGATTCGTTACTCATTCCAAGTATGCCACATCATGCATTTCTGTCGTTGAGCTCTTGATGCTTCAAAATGTTGGaacctacatttcccacaatgctcCATAAAAGCATTGGTCATTAGACTTCCACTGACTGGTAGGCGCTCAAGCCTTTCATAGGTTTGTAAAGTAGGCTTTCAGTTAAACATTTGGAGTCTCCAAACCTGGGTTgggataaccctgatgacatcatcagggttgttTTCTTAGACTTTAGAGAGGTCCCAGCAGAGCTGCACAAAACAAATTATACAGCTGTTTTTCCAGACTGTAGCACTTGTAAAATTAGTGGAGTGCCCTTAACttaaaaatgtgtgaattcCATTACTTATTTTCTATTGATCAATTAATAGCCACAAATAAATTGCCTCACAGTGAACCCTGGGACTTTGGGGCCCCTGAGGATCTGGGGCCCTAGGGCTGTTAGCCACTTTGCTTAGTTGGTAATCCATCCTTGCATATTCCCATATGCATATTCAATTACTTCAGCACAAAGCAGTTGACACACATTAAGCTTGGTGCTCTCAGGGCCCCGGAGTCCTGGGGCCATGGGGCAGTTGCCCAGTTGGAATTCAGCCTTGGGCTCGTGGTTATAGTAAAGCCATTAAAGTAAAAGTAGGTTTTCACAAGTGATTTAAAAGATTACAATGATCTGGTCTCAGTAACGCTCTCAATCCCTTTGAAAGGTCTTAATGCATCAGGACAAAGGAGCGCGCGCTGCCTCTGAATTGGCGTCTCCTCCGTCTTGCTTATGTTGCTGCGTGCACAGGGGGGCAGTGTTTGGTCGTTAATTGGCTCTTTCATGTagagcaggctgctgctgattggtcgCCAGAGAAACATCTGTATCCATACTTCCAGTGGCTCGTGTCTCCGGCCAGAAAGCTGCTCGTGGCTCGGAGCCTGAGTGCTAAACTGACTGGAACGTCATTGTCACGCTGCCCTCGAATGACGAGATAAAGAACATTTCACTCAATTCACATCTGGCTTGCGTCGAATTCAGGCCTACATATAGCAGATATCTGAAACGTATCATTTCATATTCTCTTCAGCGGGGAGGAAAGTTATGGGGCCCCGAGGGAAGacgagtgagtgagtgaaacGATAAACTGAGTGAAGACCACACTGCTTCAGAGTCATGTCGCCCGACAGCTCGCTTCTTGTGGAGAAAGGCACAGccaaacagtttttttcttgAGTGCTTTATTCCAAGTCGCCCCGAGGACGTGCGTGAAGCCCATCCCACTCCGTTCCCTAAAATTCATGCGCCTGCTGTAACGCAGGAGGCGTTTGGCCCTGGATTTGCCGGCTCTCTTGCATTCAGCCAGCCTCTGTCACCTCCAGGTATGCAGATGCCCCTTTTGTAGGCATCGCGGCAGACACAAAGGAACTCGCTTTACTTTATTCCCATTTTAAGGTGACCGACTTCACCAGCGCTCCGCCCGCCGCTGCCCAGCTCCCGTGGCTGCAGGCAACGTGAAAATCGCTCTCTGCTTGGATATTCGGCGGTGTGTATTTCACCCTCAGCCAACAGTACAGGCTTAAATGGACTATTGATAAGTTTCTAATCAGATTGATGGTCGTTACGTCAACGGGGGAAGTCTGAGCCGCCGAAATTGGCCGCGAGCGAGCTGATCTCTTAATGGACCGCTGAATTGTTAAATGACACAGCGATGAATGTTCTGATTTCTCTCCCGTGATACAAGATAGCTGATCTGGAGCCGCAGCAGCCGCCTGCCTGACGCTTTTATGCATAGCCTTTGCAGGGTCAAGATGCAGTTTCGGACTGTGCTGGACGTGAAAGTCGTGGACGTGGAGAAGAGGCGCAATCCGTCTAAACACTACGTGAGTTGCCTACCTGCCTTGTCTTCATCCATGTCACCTCATCCCCACCTTGTCCCGCTCAGATGTGTCTCTCTGGCCTGTTCACAGTCTCAGCGTGACACCTAAACGCAGCGTTTAGTCCACTAAATGCAGCCGAACGTTAGCTGCTATGTGAGGACCACAGCTAAGCTAAGTTCAGCGTTAGACTCTTGCTAAGTGAGATCCCCGCTCATAAATAATGAACAGATCCGAGCCATTAGCAGCTAACCCTCCACAGCATTTCAGCAGACACAGTTCATCATCACAGGTGAGCTGTCATAACTGTGCACCGTCAAATCAGCAGCCTGGCCGCCATCAGCACTGGAGCCAGGTGATGCAGGTTATCATGACTTTCTGACATGCTGCTGGTTCTTCACCCAGTGTGTTTGCAGTCAcagctgtgctgcatgtgtgtggctaGTTTACATGCGTTTGTGTTGAGGGTTAAGTGGTCAAACACTTCCAGTGAGGAATTACATTATTCATGCAGTGCCAGCTAACCTGTAAGGTGGAAGCAAAACTTCCACAGCCTtgaacatttcatttattaAGAATtcataagaaataaaacagagccTGAATCATCCTCTGATAATTCATCCTCCTCCTCGGTGTTCAGCGCTACCTGTCCACACTTCAAAACATGTCTGCAATGAGCAGTTTCCAAAAATGAAGGCCTAAACTATTTTTATTTCCCTTCATGTGGACAAGCTTCGCCTTGTGGTTGATTCTTCTCGCACAAATCAAGATGAGTCCGTCTGTGAAACGACTGGATCCTGAAATTATTTCGTCACAAATTATCTGGCAACCATTTGACAGAACAGTCTCACCACTAAGAACGTTTAGTTGttcttctggagcttttgatcatgtcacatgatcttcataagcagatggagtttgcccTGTTGTTTCCATCTTTCCGCAGCACTTTAAGGGCTCCTTGTCCATGTGGGCTTCAGAAATGAGACTGAGATTTCATCGGCCTTCTTCATCAATACCACACTGTCTCTGCACTTCATGGCCCCCGTTCAGATCCTATTTTGAGCTCATAAACAACTCATTCTGAATGACTTACTCATATGCAGTTGCACTCCTGCGGACCCCTGGGCCTAATGATATGTGGACACATTTAGCACACTTATCCTCCCTTAAAAGGAGGAATTCACAAACCTCTCCCCATATGTGCTCCTTAATCAGACAAAGTGTATCTGCTTTACAAGTCATGAAAAAATGCTGTGAATTTTTCATAAAGCAAACATTGTACTGTACTATGAGTGGATATATTTTTAACTGCGGCGTCCCCAGTGAAAGTGATACCTCCAGTCTGACACTGtggaagcatcactgcagagcTCTGGGGCAAAAATGAGCTGTAGGCCCTGACTGACAACCCCAACCCCCTTCCTCCCAGTCTCTGGGTcttgtgtgtgtactgtatttcTGCGTGCACTGTAGCCATCAAGTGTCGTGCACGCAGCCGTCTCCACATGGCAGCTTAGTTATGTTTTGCCTGGAGCTCTTGAAACCAACCAGAACTCCCATACTGGAGTCCTACCTGCGCCCGGGTTTGCCGTGTGCCAATTACTTTGTGTTTACCTGATTAAACACAGACTTATTCACGCCCCATGTAAGAACGATATCAACCTGAAATAATAATAGATGTTGACATGGCTTCAAAGATGAGGTAATGATGCAAAACGTGCATCAAAGCACTTCAATTAATATTGTGCTTTAGTCGTGCATATCTGCAAACAAATTAGCGTATTCATGTTAGAACAATCCACCGTACATAAAGTCAACCTTGTAGATGATCAAGCGTAAagtgttaagaaaaaaaacctaTTCAGGTTTGAGCTTTTGTCTTGGAAGAGCTCAAAGGGTCGGTTAGCTAAGCTTTTTATTCAGTCTTGATCAAGATAACAAATCTTACTGAAAGTATCAGTGAGTAGCACTTTAAAGTGCCTCAGAGGAATGGCTGTCCCTAACACGATATGGGCAACTTTTAAAGCTAACTTAGCCTAAGAGCTGCTCTCATGGTTGGTCACTTTGAACTCAATTAAGGATGTCAAATATCTGAACATCTTAAAGAGCACAGCCTTACAAACGAAAACACCAGAAGACTGATGGCTTCTGGATTTCAGAGACAACCAGCTGAGCCTTTTTAATGGAACTCACAGTGCTGAGTTATATGAAAAGGCTCGCCTGGATTTCAAAACGTAGGATTTGAGATGTCTGTCTCTGAGGTTTTTGCCTCCAGCCCAGTAGTGTTGGTTACTACAGCATTTAAAAAGCTTAACTGCAGTCACGAGCATGAATGCCATGCAGCTGATGGTCAAATACACTTCTCATAGGTCGCTTTGGGCCaaagctgctgaaaataaagaaaatgtccTGATTAATGATAATATAATACATCCCTTTCCAGGAACAATCCTTGTCACTCCACAGACTTAACAAAGATGTAACGCATACCTTAAATGATTATTAAAGGAATGGTTTTACATTTTTGGATTGAGGATTTTTGCTTGTGGAGACTTTGATGAGAAGGTACCACCCTTATGTTT contains the following coding sequences:
- the stn1 gene encoding CST complex subunit STN1, whose protein sequence is MQAATMDPAEEPPSMLWGLDPIFSAFARLYVSDILQMTESTQVPGIYFYNLHPIYKVDVLGTVVYKREREDFFCYGVDDGTGVINCLCWKNDLFKEKGDPTKSGGKPSDGAQGGFSLVAELEKLRQAQQDRCRLEIGELLRVRGPVKTSRQQREIMASTYYKVNDPMMAVQIAWMTEVPQLYRQCYDKPLKLQSIATGDSAISLLSKAKNIIRDFFKQKSVTRFRPYDVQDLLQPLTSSQPQTASADQEPVAGPSACQQLRQLLKETLQILLEEGTVYRKVISQDEVYHVTEHDKDLLIAVKDIIREDSKREKYAEKGCHILHILSAVRQRYSINVSKAALELVLKSLECNSDIVSTSDSHYIVF